One Triticum dicoccoides isolate Atlit2015 ecotype Zavitan chromosome 4B, WEW_v2.0, whole genome shotgun sequence genomic window carries:
- the LOC119295445 gene encoding pentatricopeptide repeat-containing protein At3g26782, mitochondrial-like produces the protein MAAARVQPPLDPRAAPPSMAVPTSNTRSLQATPIHTSSPSVRALFLRAVDPSRPASWSAAVADLLASGDAVAALATFAAALRANPAALLPALPPAFRAAAAATSLAAGRQLHLIALRSGLFPSDPFSASALLHMYHHCCRPLDARKAFDEIPSPNPVIITAMCSGYLRNNLVYPSLALFRDLLASGSAMAVDEAAALVAFSSSARVPARGITASLHALIVKIGLDVDAGVVNTMLDAYAKGGGCDLPAARKVFDTMEKDVVSWNTMIALYAQNGLSAEALELYGKMLNVGGGIRYNAVTFSAVLLACAHAGTIQTGKRIHNQVVRMGLEENTYVGTSVVDMYSKCGRVEMARKAFGKIKEKNVLSWSAMITGYGMHGHGQNALEVFNEMCRSGQNPNYITFISVLAACSHAGLLDMGRYWYKTMKNKFGIEPGVEHYGCMVDLLGRAGCLDEAYGLIKEMKVKPDAAIWGALLSACRVHKNVELGEISAKRLFELDATNSGYYVLLSNIYAEAGMWKDVERMRVLVKTRGIEKPPGYSSVELKGKTHVFYVGDTSHPQHKEIYSYLGKLLDIAQKAGYVPNTGSVHHDLDEEEKESALRIHSEKLAVAFALMNSVPGSVIHVIKNLRVCTDCHAVIKFISKSAEREIIVRDLQRFHHFKDGSCSCGDYW, from the coding sequence ATGGCGGCAGCAAGAGTGCAGCCTCCGCTCGACCCACGAGCGGCGCCGCCTTCCATGGCGGTTCCCACCTCCAACACTCGAAGCCTACAGGCCACGCCCATCCACACTTCCAGCCCTTCCGTCCGCGCGCTGTTCCTCCGCGCCGTGGACCCCTCCCGTCCTGCCTCCTGgtccgccgccgtcgccgacctCCTTGCTTCCGGAGACGCCGTCGCCGCTCTGGCCACCTTTGCCGCCGCTCTCCGCGCTAACCCCGCCGCGCTCCTCCCGGCCCTCCCCCCCGCCTTCCGCGCAGCTGCCGCCGCCACctcgctcgccgccggccgccAGCTACACCTCATTGCCCTCCGTTCCGGTCTCTTTCCCTCTGATCCCTTCTCCGCCTCCGCTCTTCTCCACATGTACCACCACTGCTGCCGCCCCCTCGACGCCCGCAAGGCGTTCGATGAAATTCCCAGCCCCAACCCCGTCATTATCACAGCCATGTGCTCTGGCTACCTGCGAAACAATCTAGTCTACCCCTCGCTTGCTCTCTTCCGCGACTTGCTCGCATCTGGTTCTGCCATGGCAGTGGACGAGGCGGCTGCACTCGTGGCGTTCTCCTCGTCAGCCCGTGTCCCTGCCCGCGGAATTACCGCTAGCCTTCATGCGCTTATTGTGAAGATTGGCTTGGACGTGGATGCTGGGGTGGTCAACACGATGTTAGACGCTTATGCCAAAGGCGGTGGTTGTGACCTGCCGGCTGCGAGGAAGGTGTTTGATACCATGGAGAAGGATGTCGTGTCCTGGAATACGATGATTGCGCTGTATGCTCAGAATGGGTTGTCGGCGGAGGCCCTCGAGCTGTATGGCAAGATGCTGAATGTTGGTGGAGGCATTAGGTACAATGCTGTGACGTTCTCTGCTGTGTTACTGGCTTGCGCGCATGCTGGGACGATACAGACTGGAAAGCGCATTCATAATCAGGTGGTAAGAATGGGTTTGGAGGAAAATACCTATGTTGGAACTTCTGTAGTTGATATGTACAGCAAGTGCGGAAGAGTGGAAATGGCAAGAAAGGCTTTCGGCAAAATTAAGGAGAAGAATGTCCTTTCATGGTCTGCCATGATTACTGGTTATGGTATGCATGGTCATGGACAAAACGCCCTTGAAGTTTTCAATGAGATGTGCAGATCGGGGCAAAACCCTAACTACATAACTTTTATCTCGGTTTTAGCTGCTTGCAGTCATGCTGGTCTTTTAGATATGGGCCGTTATTGGTACAAAACCATGAAGAATAAGTTTGGGATTGAACCTGGAGTGGAACACTACGGATGCATGGTGGATCTTCTTGGCCGCGCCGGTTGTCTTGATGAGGCTTATGGCCTCATTAAAGAAATGAAGGTTAAACCTGATGCTGCTATCTGGGGAGCTCTTCTTAGTGCATGTCGAGTCCATAAAAATGTTGAGCTGGGAGAAATTTCTGCGAAAAGATTGTTTGAGTTGGATGCAACCAACAGTGGGTACTATGTTCTATTGTCCAATATATATGCAGAAGCTGGAATGTGGAAAGATGTGGAGAGAATGAGAGTTCTGGTTAAAACAAGAGGAATAGAAAAGCCTCCAGGGTATAGCTCAGTTGAATTGAAAGGTAAAACCCATGTGTTTTATGTTGGCGACACGAGTCATCCTCAGCATAAGGAGATCTATTCTTATTTGGGGAAACTGCTTGACATAGCGCAAAAGGCAGGCTATGTACCAAACACGGGTTCTGTTCATCATGATTTGGATGAAGAGGAGAAAGAATCTGCGTTGCGCATCCATAGTGAAAAGCTTGCCGTTGCTTTTGCTCTGATGAACTCTGTCCCGGGTTCAGTAATCCATGTGATAAAGAATCTCCGGGTCTGTACTGATTGCCATGCAGTAATCAAGTTTATTTCAAAGTCCGCTGAACGAGAAATTATCGTTAGAGATTTACAGCGCTTTCATCATTTCAAGGATGGATCATGCTCTTGTGGAGATTATTGGTGA
- the LOC119295446 gene encoding cyclin-T1-3-like: MDIMQTSDSSHHGIVENSPYRTPYGRHVESGNLGGSWYFSRKEIEENSLSRKDGIDLKESYLRKSYCTFLQDFGMRLKVPQVTIATAIVFCHRFFLRQSHAKNDRQTIATVCMFLAGKVEETPRPLKDVVLISYEIIHKKDPAAVARIKQKEVYEQQKELILIGERAVLITLGFDMNVHHPYKPLVEAIKKFKVAQNALAQVAWNFVNDGLRTSLCLQFKPNHITAGAIFLAAKFLKVKLPSDGEKVWWQEFDVTPRQLEEASNQMLELYEQNRVVPPPSQGNDTECSSASVVNPRAVGKAPGAADERHAHGNHQAPKQSSMVGLPEKQNSNQRIPKVEAKDGIASSNEGPNMSSSMDAMKKIDKDKVKAALEKRRKSKGDAGRKVDIMDDDDLIERELEHGVEMAVKDEKKHDRRQSWPQPPHQNGTRTAENAEEGELSMDSQEYLSTVTELDDRKRKDVYDHRSYDHGERDLKRARS; encoded by the exons ATGGATATCATGCAGACAAGTGACTCTTCACATCATGGAATTGTAGAAAACAGCCCTTACAGAACTCCCTATGgtagacacgtggaaagtggcaacCTTGGTGGTTCATGGTATTTTAGTAGAAAAGAAATCGAGGAGAATTCCCTTTCAAGGAAAGATGGCATTGATCTGAAGGAGTCTTACCTTCGCAAGTCATACTGCACCTTTCTTCAAGATTTTGGGATGAGACTTAAAGT GCCTCAAGTGACAATTGCTACAGCTATAGTATTCTGTCATCGTTTTTTCCTTCGTCAATCTCATGCCAAGAATGAtagac AGACAATAGCCACAGTTTGCATGTTCTTGGCGGGCAAAGTTGAAGAAACTCCCAGACCACTTAAGGATGTCGTACTAATTTCTTATGAGATCATCCACAAGAAGGATCCTGCCGCAGTTGCTCGAATTAAGCAAAAG GAGGTTTATGAACAACAGAAGGAGCTTATTTTAATCGGGGAGCGTGCTGTGCTTATAACACTTGGTTTTGACATGAATGTGCACCACCCGTACAAGCCCTTGGTCGAAGCAATAAAAAAATTCAAGGTTGCTCAAAATGCGCTTGCTCAAGTTGCCTGGAATTTTGTCAATGATGG GCTACGTACTTCGCTTTGTCTCCAATTTAAACCCAATCATATTACAGCCGGCGCAATTTTCCTTGCTGCGAAGTTCCTCAAAGTCAAGCTTCCATCAGATGGTGAGAAGGTCTGGTGGCAAGAGTTTGATGTAACGCCGCGGCAGTTGGAAG AGGCCAGCAACCAAATGTTGGAGCTCTATGAGCAAAACCGTGTCGTGCCACCACCGTCCCAAGGGAATGATACCGAATGCAGTTCTGCAAGTGTGGTTAATCCACGTGCTGTGGGGAAGGCTCCTGGAGCTGCTGACGAGCGTCATGCTCATGGAAATCATCAAGCACCTAAACAGTCGAGCATGGTAGGCCTCCCTGAGAAGCAAAACTCAAACCAGAGGATACCCAAGGTGGAAGCAAAGGATGGTATTGCCAGCAGCAATGAAGGCCCCAATATGTCATCCTCAATGGATGCAATGAAAAAGATAGACAAGGATAAAGTGAAAGCTGCGCTTGAGAAACGGAGGAAATCAAAAGGTGATGCCGGTAGAAAGGTTGACATCATGGATGATGATGACCTGATTGAGAGGGAGCTGGAGCATGGAGTGGAGATGGCTGTCAAGGATGAGAAGAAACACGACAGAAGGCAGAGCTGGCCCCAGCCCCCGCACCAGAACGGTACTCGGACGGCAGAGAACGCCGAGGAGGGCGAGCTCTCCATGGACAGTCAAGAGTACCTTTCCACCGTGACTGAGCTCGACGACCGGAAGAGGAAGGATGTGTATGACCACAGGAGTTATGATCACGGCGAGAGGGACCTTAAAAGGGCGAGATCATGA